The following proteins come from a genomic window of Mycobacterium sp. DL:
- a CDS encoding YHS domain-containing protein: MSDNKNPTSSCCCSGSTEDLDTTVIKPGITNLLDPVTDETTCPVMPGTPVNRTAAEAAGLFRDYRGRRYWFCCKGCGPRFDRDPDKFASAA; encoded by the coding sequence ATGTCCGACAACAAGAACCCGACGTCGAGCTGCTGCTGCAGCGGCTCAACAGAAGACCTCGACACGACGGTCATCAAGCCGGGGATCACGAACCTCCTCGACCCCGTAACGGACGAGACGACCTGCCCGGTAATGCCCGGAACGCCGGTGAACAGGACAGCCGCTGAAGCCGCGGGCCTGTTCCGAGACTACCGCGGTCGACGGTACTGGTTCTGCTGCAAAGGATGTGGACCACGGTTCGACCGTGACCCCGACAAGTTCGCCAGCGCGGCGTGA
- a CDS encoding metal-sensitive transcriptional regulator: protein MTHVDNGDHYPAPGSVNHGYITDKDKYLKRLKRIEGQARGISRMIEQDRYCIDILTQADALTKALQSVSLALLDDHLRHCVRDAAAAGGPTADAKLTEASEAIARLVRS, encoded by the coding sequence ATGACTCACGTGGACAACGGTGACCACTACCCGGCACCCGGTTCGGTTAACCACGGCTACATCACCGATAAGGACAAATACCTCAAACGCTTGAAACGTATCGAGGGCCAAGCCCGCGGCATCAGCCGGATGATCGAGCAGGACCGCTACTGCATCGACATCCTCACCCAAGCCGACGCACTGACCAAAGCTCTGCAGAGCGTCTCGCTGGCGCTGCTCGACGACCATCTCCGACACTGCGTTCGGGACGCTGCTGCCGCCGGGGGGCCGACCGCCGACGCCAAACTCACCGAAGCATCCGAAGCCATCGCCCGACTCGTGCGGTCATGA
- a CDS encoding heavy metal translocating P-type ATPase: MTDHDEHVVNETKVRHDNHSDHGGHAGHGADHVAQFRKLFWINLILAIPVIAFSAMFAMLLGYEVPDVPGVRWIAPLLGTVMYVVGGRPFLTGAVSEIRSRKPGMMLLIGLAITVAFFASWGASLGVLHHELEFWWELALLIVIMLLGHWVEMRSLAQTTSALDSLAALLPDEAEKVDGERTITVSPTDLQVGDLVVVRPGGSVPADGRIVDGRADMDESMVTGESRPVARSIGEAVTAGTVATDSGLRVEITATGDDTALAGIQRLVTEAQNSSSRAQRLADRAAGWLFWFALVTAAITAVAWSIVGDPDASVIRAITVLVIACPHALGLAIPLVVSIATERAARGGVLIKDRLALEGMRTVDAVLFDKTGTLTKGEPTVTAIESRDNLDDDTVLALAAAAEADSEHPLARAIVKAADERGLSVPRGSGFSSSPAVGVTATVEGHEIRVGGPRLLDEIGGQEVNAATVWREEGAIILHVVRDGAVLGGLRLADEIRPESHEAIDALHKLGVEVVMITGDAEAVAQAVGSKLGIDRIFAGVRPEDKASKVSALQREGKKVAMVGDGVNDAPALAQADVGIAIGAGTDVAIASAGVILASSDPRSVLSVIELSRASYRKMQQNLWWGAGYNLIAVPLAAGVLAPIGFVLPMSVGAILMSLSTIVVALNAQLLRRLDLSPEASTRAVLNR; this comes from the coding sequence ATGACTGACCACGACGAGCACGTCGTCAACGAAACCAAGGTCCGCCACGACAATCATTCTGACCACGGGGGTCATGCCGGCCACGGCGCCGATCATGTGGCTCAGTTCCGGAAGTTGTTCTGGATCAACCTGATCCTCGCCATCCCGGTCATCGCATTCTCGGCCATGTTCGCAATGCTGCTCGGCTACGAAGTACCCGACGTCCCCGGCGTCCGATGGATCGCGCCCCTGCTGGGCACGGTCATGTATGTCGTGGGTGGTCGACCCTTCCTCACCGGCGCCGTCAGCGAGATCCGTTCCCGCAAACCGGGAATGATGCTGCTCATCGGGCTGGCGATCACCGTCGCCTTCTTCGCCTCCTGGGGCGCGAGCCTGGGTGTCCTCCACCACGAACTTGAGTTCTGGTGGGAACTGGCGCTGCTGATCGTCATCATGTTGCTCGGCCACTGGGTCGAGATGCGCTCCCTGGCTCAGACCACCTCCGCACTCGACTCCCTGGCCGCCCTGCTTCCCGACGAGGCCGAGAAGGTCGACGGTGAGCGCACCATCACCGTCTCACCTACCGACCTGCAGGTCGGAGATCTGGTGGTCGTGCGACCCGGCGGCAGTGTCCCCGCCGACGGCAGGATCGTCGACGGACGAGCGGACATGGACGAGTCGATGGTGACCGGTGAATCGCGGCCGGTGGCCCGCAGCATCGGAGAAGCGGTGACAGCCGGAACGGTCGCCACCGATTCCGGGTTGCGGGTCGAAATCACCGCCACCGGTGATGACACCGCCTTGGCGGGAATCCAGCGCCTGGTCACCGAAGCGCAGAACTCGTCCTCGCGAGCCCAGCGCCTCGCCGATAGAGCAGCCGGCTGGTTGTTCTGGTTCGCCTTGGTCACCGCCGCCATCACCGCCGTGGCGTGGTCGATCGTCGGAGACCCCGACGCCTCCGTCATCCGGGCCATCACCGTGCTCGTCATCGCGTGCCCCCATGCGTTGGGATTGGCGATTCCACTGGTCGTGTCGATCGCCACCGAACGCGCCGCGCGGGGCGGCGTGCTGATCAAGGACCGCCTCGCCCTGGAAGGAATGCGCACCGTCGATGCGGTGCTCTTCGACAAAACCGGCACCCTGACCAAGGGCGAACCGACCGTGACCGCGATCGAGTCCCGCGACAACCTGGACGACGACACCGTGCTCGCGCTTGCGGCCGCCGCCGAGGCCGACAGCGAACACCCCCTGGCACGAGCCATCGTGAAAGCCGCCGACGAGCGCGGGCTCAGCGTGCCGCGCGGCAGCGGCTTCTCGTCGTCTCCGGCGGTAGGTGTCACCGCCACGGTCGAGGGGCACGAGATCCGGGTGGGTGGCCCTCGCCTGCTCGACGAGATCGGCGGACAGGAAGTCAACGCCGCCACCGTGTGGCGCGAGGAGGGTGCGATCATCCTGCACGTCGTACGCGACGGAGCTGTGCTCGGCGGTCTGCGATTGGCCGACGAGATCCGCCCTGAATCGCACGAAGCGATTGATGCGTTGCACAAGCTCGGAGTCGAAGTGGTCATGATCACCGGTGACGCCGAGGCGGTCGCCCAGGCGGTGGGCAGCAAACTCGGCATCGACCGGATTTTCGCCGGCGTGCGACCGGAGGACAAGGCGTCGAAGGTCTCTGCCCTGCAGCGCGAGGGCAAGAAGGTCGCCATGGTCGGGGATGGTGTCAACGATGCCCCCGCGTTGGCACAGGCCGACGTTGGCATCGCGATCGGCGCCGGCACCGACGTCGCCATCGCCTCTGCCGGTGTCATCCTGGCCAGTTCCGACCCGCGCTCTGTGCTGTCGGTGATCGAGCTGTCCCGTGCCAGCTACCGAAAGATGCAGCAAAACCTCTGGTGGGGCGCCGGTTACAACCTCATCGCAGTGCCTCTGGCTGCCGGTGTGCTCGCACCGATCGGGTTTGTGCTGCCGATGTCAGTCGGAGCGATCTTGATGTCTCTGTCGACGATCGTCGTGGCGCTGAACGCACAACTGTTGCGCCGCCTCGACCTGAGTCCGGAGGCCAGCACCCGCGCCGTTCTGAATCGCTAG